In Triticum aestivum cultivar Chinese Spring chromosome 5B, IWGSC CS RefSeq v2.1, whole genome shotgun sequence, the following proteins share a genomic window:
- the LOC123111141 gene encoding trithorax group protein osa: MGFDNECILNIQTLPGEYFCPVCRTLIYPNEALQAQCTHLYCKPCLAYVAATTQACPYDGYLVTEADSKPLVDSNKSLAETIGKVTVQCLYNKSGCQWQGNLSECNTHGTACAYGNSPVVCNRCGTQIVHRQVQEHAQLCPGVQPQTQQADGSLTQSSAAMTQAVTQDPSAISSVAPVAAPTAGAVTASALVTGSAGVTTASTVAVAPFAGAPTSATQGQAVAPQIQTAEQYQQQLQYHQYYQQHYPGYNPYTQQYQQYGQYQQYTQPQTQVAPQNVAQVPVQPAPYAQPQFLQPSQPQHMVPNQSQNPQLQAPAVQPQPQQNPPLHSAPQIPQMQPQGDVQPIAHTQVGNQPFAMPATQAIASQVQPYVQPHPPHHQQAVTQQQPQMQYPPQQQHLQSQVQHQHPQVQQQSYPQPHVYHQPHPVAQSQNPSVHGVAGHQSYSQPQPAHQMPHGAAIQHPVHASHQQLVGPQHPALVHPPQGQFPLQGQQPSMLAPQGSQHTPQHQQHGHQAQRPPMHPSIPSQAPPQGFPLSTPVPPQTGQSYQQGMHSKQQQIHPQPFQPHGPQYMQQQQHVPTSTSRSTSYVATPHQFQESGKSESAANATGNAEVGDNTNGGGEYSGIKPELLGDKNVNGEQNDFSNIRKNAVQTGIALGVADGLDKGKGKDESGVQESNSQSEASNISNDLEKGGSLQQASQKGQGALGSYVPPGMGRQCPSGPDTMLPQHMLHPGPVPCTQAQTNQMRPPSHSFPENVRPTVQQQLYGVYQSEMAPRALAPNLPRPAPTRPDDGMIRPSMAGPLPGLHDTTMPPFAPENVGRPHPVGMRNGVGGEQLGNSRAFHEEGFNSSQEHFRSLAPPYPGRYNVNPKDIEENMKQFPGPTHLDDDSFQRGPRPFDGFDSLPGRPPFPNKPGPYPIGFPEDLSRKPHSIVGHPDFVSPGAEFGHHRVDGMPRNPGSFVQGMTAGPGGLRKDQLGPGNLPGSRQHDFDNPGFPHTHFHPADIFLPRNLHGSEPLGHGQLHGIEPSGHRFQGHIHPDDPNFDDYSRHGFPQESGRFSSGGFFSSGDVGWCRICMFNCGSAEDLGLHVHTREHQQHAMDIVLKMKHDVAKRQKMNPGGPKSLNKKVAMKSNFHGNRR; the protein is encoded by the exons ATGGGTTTCGATAATGAATGTATTCTGAATATACAAACTCTTCCTGGTGAATATTTTTGCCCTGTTTGTCGGACACTCATATACCCCAACGAAGCTCTGCAAGCTCAGTGCACACATCTCTACTGCAAACCTTGCTTGGCTTATGTAGCAGCAACCACACAAGCCTGCCCTTATGATGGTTACTTAGTGACGGAAGCCGATTCCAAG CCTCTGGTGGATTCAAATAAATCACTTGCTGAGACAATTGGTAAAGTTACAGTACAATGCCTGTACAACAAGAGTGGTTGCCAATGGCAAGGAAATCTGTCTGAATGCAACACACATGGTACCGCTTGCGCCTATGGGAACTCACCAGTTGTTTGTAACCGTTGTGGTACTCAGATTGTACATCGTCAAGTGCAAGAACATGCTCAGCTTTGTCCT GGCGTGCAACCCCAAACACAACAGGCTGACGGTAGTCTTACACAGTCATCAGCTGCAATGACCCAGGCAGTCACCCAAGATCCTTCTGCAATTTCCTCTGTGGCGCCTGTAGCAGCTCCTACAGCTGGAGCTGTTACAGCTTCTGCACTGGTAACTGGTTCAGCTGGTGTGACCACAGCAAGCACGGTTGCTGTGGCCCCTTTCGCAGGGGCACCTACTTCTGCTACTCAAGGTCAAGCAGTTGCACCACAAATTCAAACAGCTGAGCAGTACCAGCAGCAGCTCCAGTACCACCAGTACTACCAGCAGCATTACCCTGGCTACAATCCCTACACCCAGCAGTATCAACAGTATGGCCAATACCAACAGTACACGCAACCTCAAACACAAGTGGCACCACAGAATGTTGCTCAAGTTCCTGTACAACCTGCTCCATATGCTCAGCCTCAATTCCTGCAGCCGTCACAGCCCCAACACATGGTGCCAAACCAGTCCCAGAATCCTCAACTCCAAGCACCAGCTGTTCAGCCACAGCCTCAGCAGAATCCACCATTGCATTCAGCGCCTCAAATTCCACAGATGCAACCACAAGGTGATGTACAACCTATAGCCCATACCCAAGTTGGTAATCAGCCATTTGCAATGCCTGCAACTCAAGCAATAGCCTCCCAGGTGCAGCCATATGTGCAACCTCATCCTCCACATCATCAGCAGGCTGTTACCCAGCAACAACCGCAAATGCAGTACCCACCTCAGCAGCAACATCTTCAATCTCAGGTGCAGCACCAGCATCCACAAGTGCAGCAGCAATCGTACCCACAACCTCATGTCTATCATCAGCCTCATCCAGTTGCACAATCTCAGAACCCTTCAGTACATGGGGTAGCAGGTCATCAATCATATTCGCAGCCTCAGCCAGCACATCAGATGCCACATGGTGCTGCAATCCAGCACCCTGTACATGCATCTCACCAACAGTTAGTTGGTCCTCAGCATCCTGCACTTGTACACCCTCCTCAGGGTCAATTTCCGTTGCAAGGTCAACAGCCATCCATGCTGGCTCCTCAAGGTAGTCAGCATACCCCACAACATCAGCAACATGGGCATCAGGCTCAGCGGCCACCAATGCATCCCAGCATCCCTTCGCAGGCACCACCACAAGGATTTCCTCTTAGCACACCCGTTCCTCCACAAACAGGTCAATCATACCAGCAAGGAATGCACTCAAAACAACAACAGATACATCCTCAACCTTTCCAGCCCCATGGTCCACAATatatgcagcagcagcagcatgttCCAACCTCGACTAGCAGGTCTACGAGTTATGTTGCAACACCGCATCAGTTCCAAGAATCAGGAAAGTCAGAAAGTGCAGCTAATGCTACTGGCAATGCTGAAGTAGGTGATAATACAAATGGAGGCGGTGAATATTCTGGCATAAAGCCAGAATTGCTGGGTGATAAAAATGTGAATGGGGAGCAGAATGATTTTAGTAATATCAGAAAAAATGCGGTACAAACTGGCATTGCATTGGGTGTTGCAGATGGTTTAGACAAAGGCAAAGGAAAGGATGAGTCTGGTGTCCAGGAAAGTAATTCACAGTCTGAAGCTTCAAATATATCCAATGATCTTGAGAAAGGAGGATCATTGCAGCAGGCATCACAGAAAGGCCAGGGAGCGCTGGGTTCCTATGTGCCCCCAGGCATGGGCCGACAGTGTCCATCCGGACCTGATACCATGCTTCCTCAGCATATGCTCCATCCTGGTCCTGTGCCATGTACGCAAGCCCAGACGAATCAAATGAGGCCACCTAGTCATAGTTTTCCTGAAAATGTCCGGCCTACAGTGCAGCAACAACTATATGGTGTATATCAATCTGAAATGGCACCAAGGGCGCTTGCACCAAACCTTCCGCGGCCTGCACCCACCAGACCTGATGATGGCATGATTCGACCGTCCATGGCTGGACCCTTGCCTGGACTTCATGACACAACTATGCCTCCTTTTGCTCCAGAAAATGTTGGCCGACCACATCCTGTTG GAATGAGAAATGGTGTTGGCGGAGAGCAGCTAGGAAATTCCAGGGCTTTCCACGAAGAAGGGTTCAATTCTTCACAGGAACATTTCAGGTCGTTGGCGCCACCATATCCTGGCAGATACAATGTCAACCCTAAAGATATTGAAGAGAATATGAAGCAATTTCCAGGGCCAACTCATCTTGATGATGACAGTTTTCAGAGAGGCCCAAGGCCTTTTGATGGTTTCGATTCATTACCTGGAAGGCCTCCATTCCCAAACAAGCCAGGCCCATATCCTATAGGCTTCCCTGAAGATTTATCAAGGAAGCCCCATTCAATTGTTGGCCATCCTGACTTTGTGTCACCTGGTGCAGAATTTGGCCATCACAGGGTTGATGGAATGCCTAGAAACCCAG GTTCATTTGTTCAAGGGATGACAGCTGGTCCTGGAGGTCTTCGTAAGGACCAGCTAGGCCCTGGCAACCTTCCAGGGAGTAGACAGCATGATTTTGACAATCCAGGGTTCCCTCATACACATTTCCACCCTGCTGATATTTTTCTTCCAAGAAATCTTCATGGTTCTGAACCCCTTGGGCATGGTCAATTGCATGGAATTGAACCTTCTGGCCACCGGTTCCAAGGACACATACATCCAGATGATCCAAATTTTGATGACTATTCTCGACATGGTTTTCCACAAGAATCTGGCCGCTTCAGTTCG GGTGGTTTCTTCAGTAGTGGAGATGTTGGTTGGTGCCGGATATGCATGTTTAACTGTGGGAGTGCAGAGGACCTTGGTTTACATGTGCATACAAGAGAACATCAGCAGCATGCAATGGACATTGTTCTGAAAATGAAGCATGATGTTGCGAAGCGACAGAAAAT GAATCCTGGAGGCCCCAAGTCATTAAACAAAAAAGTAGCCATGAAGAGCAACTTCCATGGAAATAGGCGTTAG